A genomic region of Xanthomonas fragariae contains the following coding sequences:
- the ubiG gene encoding bifunctional 2-polyprenyl-6-hydroxyphenol methylase/3-demethylubiquinol 3-O-methyltransferase UbiG — MNPPTQSTSSNFRQSELDKFAALANRWWDADGPQKPLHALNPVRLDYVSAWSELAGARVLDVGCGGGLLSESMARVGAQVTAIDLAPELVKVARLHCLESGVQVDYRVQSVEDLSIEQPGGFDAVTCMEMLEHVPDPIAIIRACASLLKPGGKLFLSTLNRTPAAFALAVVGAEYIARLLPKGTHHYKDFIKPAELAAWLRSAELRLEDVSGMVYEPWRNRARLSSRTEVNYLAYAVRP; from the coding sequence ATGAATCCGCCTACCCAATCGACTTCCAGTAACTTCCGTCAGAGTGAGCTGGACAAATTCGCCGCGCTGGCCAATCGCTGGTGGGATGCCGACGGCCCGCAGAAGCCGCTGCATGCGCTCAATCCGGTGCGTCTGGATTACGTGTCCGCGTGGTCGGAATTGGCCGGTGCGCGCGTGCTTGACGTCGGCTGCGGCGGCGGTTTGCTCAGCGAGTCGATGGCGCGTGTGGGCGCCCAGGTCACCGCGATCGATCTGGCACCGGAACTGGTCAAGGTCGCACGCCTGCACTGCCTGGAATCGGGTGTGCAGGTGGACTATCGCGTGCAGTCGGTGGAAGACCTGTCCATCGAACAGCCGGGCGGTTTCGATGCGGTGACCTGCATGGAGATGCTTGAGCACGTGCCGGACCCGATTGCGATCATCCGTGCCTGTGCCAGCCTGCTCAAGCCGGGCGGGAAGCTGTTCCTGTCCACGCTCAATCGCACCCCGGCTGCATTCGCGCTGGCCGTGGTCGGCGCCGAATACATCGCGCGCTTGCTGCCCAAGGGCACGCATCACTACAAGGATTTCATCAAACCGGCAGAGCTTGCGGCGTGGTTGCGCAGCGCCGAGCTGCGGCTCGAAGACGTCAGCGGCATGGTTTACGAGCCGTGGCGCAACCGCGCGCGGTTGTCGTCGCGGACCGAGGTGAATTATTTGGCCTATGCGGTCAGGCCGTGA
- a CDS encoding TRZ/ATZ family hydrolase → MTNAPTETCDLLIEAGYVVPIEPHAVVLEDHAVAVSNGVIVAILPIAQARVRFAPKQTVSRPDAALMPGLVNAHTHNPMTLLRGIADDLPLMVWLQQHIWSVEAAVIGPEFVADGTTLAIAEMLRGGTTCVNENYFFADVQAAVYKQHGFRALVGAVIIDFPTAWASSDDEYFARAGELHDQWRDDPLISTAFAPHAPYTVNDANFERVRMLADQLDIPVHLHTHETAQEVADSVKQYGQRPLARLDRLGLVNDRLIAVHMTQLTDAEIRLCAERGVSVVHCPESNLKLASGFCPACALQRAGVNLAIGTDGCASNNDLDMFSENRTAAILAKAVANDATALDAATTLRAATLGGARALGFGDKIGSIEIGKQADLVCVDLSALETQPLHHVLSQLIYSAGRHQVTDVWIAGNPKLVQRGLVDMDTAALVANARQWRERIRTVRA, encoded by the coding sequence ATGACCAATGCACCAACCGAAACTTGCGACCTGTTGATCGAGGCCGGCTACGTGGTGCCGATCGAGCCGCATGCAGTGGTGCTCGAAGACCACGCGGTTGCGGTCAGTAACGGCGTCATCGTCGCGATCCTGCCGATTGCCCAAGCGCGCGTACGGTTTGCGCCGAAGCAGACGGTCTCGCGTCCGGATGCCGCCTTGATGCCTGGTCTGGTCAACGCGCATACGCACAACCCGATGACACTGCTGCGCGGCATTGCCGACGATTTGCCGCTGATGGTTTGGCTGCAGCAGCACATCTGGTCGGTGGAAGCGGCGGTGATCGGGCCGGAGTTCGTGGCCGACGGCACTACGCTTGCGATCGCCGAAATGCTGCGCGGCGGTACCACCTGCGTCAACGAAAACTACTTCTTCGCCGATGTGCAGGCGGCCGTCTACAAGCAGCATGGTTTCCGTGCGCTGGTTGGTGCGGTGATCATCGATTTCCCCACCGCGTGGGCATCGTCGGACGACGAATACTTCGCACGTGCCGGCGAGCTGCATGATCAATGGCGCGACGATCCGCTGATCAGCACCGCGTTCGCGCCGCATGCGCCTTACACCGTGAACGATGCCAACTTCGAACGTGTGCGCATGCTGGCCGACCAGCTCGACATCCCGGTGCATTTGCACACGCACGAGACAGCGCAGGAAGTGGCCGATTCGGTCAAGCAATACGGGCAGCGCCCACTGGCGCGACTGGATCGGCTGGGTCTGGTCAACGACCGCCTGATCGCGGTGCACATGACCCAGCTTACCGATGCGGAAATCCGTCTGTGCGCCGAGCGCGGCGTCAGCGTGGTGCATTGCCCCGAATCCAACCTCAAGCTGGCGTCCGGTTTTTGCCCGGCTTGCGCGCTTCAACGTGCCGGCGTGAATCTGGCGATCGGCACCGACGGCTGCGCCAGCAACAACGACCTGGACATGTTCAGCGAGAATCGCACTGCTGCGATTCTGGCCAAGGCCGTGGCCAACGATGCGACCGCGCTGGATGCGGCCACCACCTTGCGTGCGGCCACGTTGGGCGGCGCGCGCGCGTTGGGCTTCGGCGACAAGATCGGGTCGATCGAAATCGGCAAACAGGCCGATCTGGTCTGCGTGGATTTGTCCGCATTGGAGACCCAGCCGCTGCATCATGTGTTGTCGCAACTGATCTATTCGGCCGGTCGTCATCAGGTCACCGATGTCTGGATTGCGGGCAACCCCAAGCTGGTGCAACGCGGGTTGGTCGACATGGACACCGCTGCCCTGGTCGCCAATGCGCGGCAGTGGCGCGAGCGTATCCGCACCGTCCGCGCCTGA
- the efp gene encoding elongation factor P has protein sequence MATVGMNDVKNGMKILVNNEPAVITETEYVKPGKGQAFTRMKYRFIKSGRVVEMTMKATDDVEVADVVDTDMRYLYSDGEYWHFMDPETFEQVQTDKAGMGGADKWLKGEEDCIVTLWNGAPIWVQPPNFVELKITETDPGVRGDTSGGGGKPATLETGAVVRVPLFVNQDEIIKVDTRSGEYSARVK, from the coding sequence ATGGCCACTGTTGGCATGAACGACGTCAAGAACGGCATGAAGATCCTGGTCAATAACGAGCCGGCGGTCATCACCGAGACCGAATACGTCAAGCCGGGCAAGGGCCAGGCCTTCACCCGCATGAAGTACCGCTTCATTAAGTCCGGTCGGGTGGTCGAAATGACCATGAAGGCGACCGACGACGTGGAAGTGGCCGATGTGGTCGACACCGACATGCGCTACCTGTACAGCGATGGCGAGTACTGGCACTTCATGGACCCGGAAACCTTCGAGCAGGTGCAGACCGACAAGGCCGGTATGGGTGGCGCGGACAAGTGGCTGAAGGGCGAAGAAGACTGCATCGTGACGCTATGGAATGGCGCGCCAATCTGGGTGCAGCCGCCGAATTTCGTCGAGCTGAAGATCACCGAGACCGATCCGGGCGTGCGTGGCGATACGTCCGGCGGCGGCGGCAAGCCGGCCACGCTGGAAACCGGCGCGGTGGTGCGTGTGCCGCTGTTCGTCAACCAGGACGAAATTATCAAGGTCGACACCCGCTCTGGCGAATACTCGGCACGCGTCAAGTAA
- the epmB gene encoding EF-P beta-lysylation protein EpmB has protein sequence MITAAPLALQPSPPAALQQPRWQQQWRDAVRDPRELLELLGLDAVAAGISDDAAAQFPLRVPRAFVARMRRGDRNDPLLRQVLPLDDEMQPVPGFGLDAVGDSAAKTAAGVIQKYRGRALLIATGSCAVHCRYCFRRHFPYAEETAARDGWHEAVAAIAADPGIDEVLLSGGDPLSLATPKLAELTDALAAIPHLKRLRIHSRVPIVLPERVDARLMAWLRALPWPVAFVVHANHANEFDAEVDAAMHALRETGAQLLNQAVLLRGVNDNVDALAALSERSFAAGVLPYYLHQLDRVAGVAHFEVGDAHARALHTELATRLSGYLVPRLVREIPGDTGKRPL, from the coding sequence ATGATAACCGCAGCCCCCCTCGCCTTACAGCCGTCCCCGCCCGCCGCCCTGCAGCAGCCACGCTGGCAGCAGCAGTGGCGCGACGCCGTGCGCGACCCGCGCGAACTGCTGGAGCTGCTCGGCCTGGACGCAGTGGCGGCCGGCATTAGCGACGACGCCGCTGCCCAGTTCCCGCTGCGGGTGCCGCGTGCGTTCGTAGCGCGCATGCGCCGCGGCGACCGCAACGACCCACTGCTGCGCCAGGTGCTGCCGCTGGACGATGAAATGCAGCCGGTGCCCGGCTTCGGCCTGGATGCGGTGGGCGATAGCGCCGCCAAAACCGCCGCCGGCGTCATCCAGAAATACCGCGGGCGCGCTCTGTTGATCGCCACCGGCAGCTGCGCGGTGCATTGTCGCTACTGCTTCCGCCGCCATTTTCCGTATGCCGAGGAAACCGCCGCGCGCGACGGCTGGCACGAGGCGGTCGCCGCGATCGCCGCCGACCCTGGCATCGACGAAGTGCTGTTGTCCGGTGGCGACCCGTTATCGCTGGCTACGCCCAAGCTGGCCGAACTCACCGATGCGCTGGCCGCCATCCCCCACCTCAAGCGCCTGCGCATCCATAGCCGGGTGCCGATCGTGCTGCCCGAGCGCGTCGATGCGCGGCTGATGGCCTGGTTACGCGCCCTGCCCTGGCCGGTAGCCTTCGTGGTCCACGCCAACCACGCCAACGAATTCGATGCCGAGGTGGACGCCGCCATGCACGCCCTGCGCGAGACCGGCGCGCAGTTGCTCAATCAGGCCGTGCTGTTGCGCGGCGTCAACGACAACGTAGATGCGCTGGCAGCACTGAGCGAACGCAGCTTCGCTGCCGGGGTGCTGCCCTACTACCTGCATCAACTAGACCGAGTCGCTGGGGTGGCGCATTTCGAAGTGGGCGATGCGCATGCGCGTGCCTTGCACACCGAACTGGCCACACGCTTGTCCGGTTATTTGGTGCCGCGCCTGGTACGCGAAATCCCTGGCGACACGGGCAAGCGGCCGCTGTAA
- a CDS encoding RNA methyltransferase, with translation MSVSQRIRFVLVGTQHPGNIGAAARAMKTMGVSRLVLVAPERALDEDAFRRSAGAEDVLGDAPIFATLAEAVADCTLVIGCTARARRVALEELLPDEGAQRALAKAGEPAEVAFVFGRERTGLTNDELQLCHAAVHIPSDPQFSSLNLAAAVQVLAYEVRLAQLAAGEAESAPAAPSAGLRDGPASHAQLEGMFGQLGETLDDIDFHKGRAPESAMRKLRRLLLRAEMTEQEVRLIRGILSDAQRMAMLAKRSGN, from the coding sequence CCAGGCAACATCGGCGCTGCCGCGCGCGCGATGAAAACGATGGGTGTTTCGCGATTGGTGTTGGTCGCGCCCGAGCGCGCACTTGACGAAGACGCCTTCCGACGCTCCGCTGGTGCCGAAGACGTACTTGGCGATGCGCCGATCTTCGCCACCTTGGCCGAGGCGGTGGCCGATTGCACGTTGGTGATCGGTTGCACTGCGCGCGCGCGCCGGGTGGCATTGGAAGAGTTGCTGCCGGACGAAGGTGCGCAGCGCGCCTTGGCGAAAGCGGGCGAGCCGGCCGAAGTGGCATTCGTATTCGGTCGCGAGCGCACTGGACTGACCAATGACGAGCTGCAGCTGTGCCATGCGGCAGTGCATATCCCTTCTGACCCACAGTTCAGTTCGCTCAATCTGGCGGCGGCGGTGCAGGTGTTGGCCTACGAAGTGCGGCTGGCGCAATTGGCTGCAGGCGAGGCCGAGTCTGCGCCCGCAGCGCCCAGCGCTGGCCTGCGCGATGGCCCGGCCAGTCATGCGCAACTGGAAGGCATGTTCGGCCAGTTGGGCGAGACCCTGGACGATATCGATTTCCACAAGGGCCGTGCGCCGGAGTCGGCGATGCGCAAATTGCGCCGGCTGCTGCTACGTGCCGAAATGACCGAGCAGGAGGTGCGTCTGATCCGCGGCATCCTGTCCGATGCGCAGCGCATGGCCATGCTCGCCAAGCGAAGCGGAAACTGA